One Candidatus Aramenus sp. CH1 DNA segment encodes these proteins:
- a CDS encoding 50S ribosomal protein L40e, whose product MPLTDPVKLQIVQQRVFIKKVCRNCGALNSIRATKCRRCHSTNLRPKKKELPTKKA is encoded by the coding sequence ATGCCTCTTACTGATCCCGTTAAGTTGCAGATAGTACAACAACGCGTGTTCATAAAGAAGGTGTGCAGGAACTGCGGTGCCTTAAATTCAATTAGGGCCACCAAGTGTAGGAGATGTCACAGCACAAATCTGAGGCCTAAGAAGAAGGAGTTACCAACAAAGAAGGCCTGA
- a CDS encoding transcription elongation factor NusA yields the protein MKIPLDYLCVKSGLLCNRCQSLVDSGQVDPSEIDIMRTLLELEETQFKELKDATYYKAIKVDNLLILLVSGGPSMTIQKWIKVAKALQEKLEMKVRIIEKTSNIKNSAIQLLSPARVLGVNTVWLPDGSMQYVIRISKAEKRLLPADAPDLETALSKIHDTRVKIRVE from the coding sequence ATGAAAATTCCTTTGGATTATTTGTGTGTAAAAAGCGGTCTTCTTTGTAACAGGTGCCAGAGCTTAGTTGACAGCGGGCAAGTGGATCCCTCTGAGATAGACATCATGAGGACTCTGTTGGAGCTGGAGGAGACCCAGTTTAAGGAGCTAAAGGACGCTACCTACTATAAGGCAATAAAGGTAGACAACCTTTTGATTTTGCTGGTCAGCGGAGGCCCCTCAATGACAATCCAGAAGTGGATTAAGGTAGCTAAGGCCCTTCAGGAGAAGCTAGAAATGAAAGTGAGGATAATCGAGAAGACTAGCAACATAAAAAACAGCGCCATTCAGCTCCTGTCCCCAGCGAGGGTCTTGGGCGTCAACACGGTTTGGTTGCCTGACGGTTCTATGCAGTATGTAATTAGGATATCGAAGGCGGAGAAGAGGCTCCTCCCAGCTGACGCTCCAGATCTAGAGACAGCTTTATCAAAGATCCACGACACA